In the Flagellimonas sp. HMM57 genome, one interval contains:
- a CDS encoding S1 RNA-binding domain-containing protein, translating into MIELGNYNTLKVLRSTSVGLFLGDDEGTEVLLPNKYVPEDFQIDSDLEVFCYLDNNERPIATTLKPYIVRNSFAFLEVVEVGNYGAFMDWGLEKHLLVPFREQGVEMEEGKKYVVHCYLDEETFRLTGSSRIKRFLSNDGFNIPVNSEVDLLVYRKTPLGWEVIIEGKYKGLVFESDIFKPISIGKNLKGYIKAVRPDAKIDVSLQPIGAKMLEPTANMIFEKLKDNNGFLALNDKSAPEDIKKILHLSKKAFKKAIGTLYRERKITIEANGIRML; encoded by the coding sequence ATGATAGAATTGGGGAATTACAATACCTTAAAAGTACTAAGAAGTACAAGTGTAGGATTATTTTTAGGAGACGATGAAGGCACAGAGGTTCTTCTGCCCAATAAATATGTACCAGAAGATTTTCAAATTGACAGTGATTTAGAGGTATTTTGCTATTTGGACAATAATGAACGGCCCATAGCCACAACACTCAAGCCCTATATAGTTAGAAATAGTTTTGCTTTTTTGGAAGTTGTAGAAGTAGGCAATTATGGTGCGTTTATGGATTGGGGATTGGAAAAACACTTGCTTGTACCTTTTAGGGAACAAGGTGTTGAAATGGAAGAGGGTAAAAAATATGTTGTCCATTGCTACCTAGATGAAGAAACCTTTAGATTGACAGGTTCAAGTCGGATTAAGCGGTTTTTATCCAATGACGGTTTTAATATTCCAGTAAACAGTGAGGTAGATTTATTGGTCTATCGGAAAACGCCATTGGGGTGGGAAGTCATCATTGAGGGAAAGTATAAAGGGCTAGTGTTTGAGAGTGATATATTTAAACCAATTTCTATTGGAAAAAACCTTAAAGGATATATCAAAGCAGTTAGACCAGATGCTAAAATAGATGTTTCATTACAACCAATTGGTGCTAAAATGCTAGAGCCTACGGCCAACATGATTTTTGAAAAATTAAAAGATAATAATGGATTTTTGGCCTTGAACGATAAATCTGCTCCAGAGGATATCAAGAAAATACTTCACTTAAGTAAAAAGGCATTCAAAAAAGCAATCGGGACTTTATATAGGGAACGTAAAATTACAATAGAAGCTAATGGAATTCGGATGCTGTAA
- a CDS encoding DUF2853 family protein, translating to MSKRDELIEKYAADVKEKFGETPDMDLLTKVAIGLGPAIYNLDASKVSGSDDKELETVKNNFLIKKLGLSDSPDLMAAINSVIDKYGRSDRNKHRAVIYYMLAKHFGKESIYN from the coding sequence ATGAGTAAAAGAGACGAATTAATTGAAAAGTACGCAGCAGATGTAAAGGAAAAGTTTGGTGAAACTCCAGATATGGATCTTTTGACCAAAGTTGCCATAGGTCTTGGCCCAGCTATTTATAACCTAGATGCTTCAAAAGTTTCTGGGTCGGATGACAAAGAATTGGAGACCGTGAAAAACAATTTCCTTATCAAGAAGCTAGGTCTTTCGGATAGCCCAGATTTGATGGCTGCTATCAACAGTGTTATTGACAAATATGGAAGAAGTGACAGAAACAAGCACCGTGCTGTTATCTATTATATGTTGGCAAAACATTTTGGAAAAGAATCCATTTACAATTAA
- a CDS encoding chorismate-binding protein, giving the protein MKKANLCLKIGLPFSIYRKPSENEVKGIFQSTPNLNFTLNFEESGFVFAPFDLNDNAVLIKPDEIKTVLFAAEEQNLDANMSLEESGKDFHLNLMEKGIKEIRKGFLKKVVLSRRVAIALSKSPDKIFTNLLNSYQDAFCYWFFHPKIGIWCGATPETLMRIHNETLHTMSLAGTLPMWQTSLPEWGSKEIKEQEMVTDYIEDKLVGTVEELKVGKAKSVKAGKLWHLKSEITGKIKSKTKVRDIVAALHPTPAICGIPTDEAKAFIKGNENYERTFYTGFLGELNLNEVRQTSLFVNLRCMELKEGKAFIFVGGGITAASEPESEWSETQNKSKTMLRTIQ; this is encoded by the coding sequence TTGAAGAAGGCAAATCTTTGTTTGAAAATAGGATTGCCATTTTCAATCTATAGGAAACCTAGCGAGAATGAGGTCAAGGGTATTTTTCAATCCACGCCCAATCTAAATTTTACTTTGAATTTTGAAGAGAGTGGATTTGTCTTTGCTCCTTTTGATTTAAATGACAATGCTGTACTGATCAAACCAGATGAGATCAAAACTGTCCTTTTTGCAGCAGAGGAGCAAAACTTAGATGCTAACATGAGCTTAGAAGAATCAGGAAAAGACTTTCATTTGAATTTGATGGAAAAAGGCATCAAAGAAATTAGAAAGGGGTTTTTGAAGAAAGTGGTGCTATCCCGGAGAGTTGCTATAGCCCTATCAAAATCTCCTGATAAAATCTTTACAAATCTTTTGAATAGTTATCAAGATGCATTTTGTTATTGGTTTTTTCACCCTAAAATTGGAATATGGTGCGGAGCAACACCAGAAACCTTGATGCGTATCCATAACGAAACCCTACATACCATGTCGCTCGCAGGAACCTTGCCTATGTGGCAAACTTCTTTGCCAGAGTGGGGTAGCAAGGAAATCAAAGAGCAGGAAATGGTTACCGATTATATTGAGGATAAGCTTGTTGGCACAGTAGAAGAACTAAAAGTTGGGAAAGCCAAGTCTGTAAAAGCTGGAAAGTTATGGCATTTGAAGTCCGAAATCACTGGAAAAATAAAATCAAAGACAAAAGTAAGGGACATTGTAGCCGCATTACATCCAACACCAGCAATTTGTGGTATTCCAACTGATGAAGCAAAGGCTTTTATTAAGGGGAATGAAAATTACGAACGTACTTTTTACACTGGATTTCTAGGGGAACTTAATCTAAACGAAGTACGGCAAACATCGTTATTTGTTAACTTAAGATGTATGGAATTGAAAGAAGGAAAAGCTTTCATTTTTGTAGGTGGTGGAATAACAGCCGCATCGGAGCCAGAAAGTGAATGGTCTGAGACACAGAACAAAAGCAAAACAATGTTGCGAACAATTCAATAG
- the menD gene encoding 2-succinyl-5-enolpyruvyl-6-hydroxy-3-cyclohexene-1-carboxylic-acid synthase, which translates to MMYSNIPSAQTLVLYFKSRGIKNIVISPGSRNAPLTLGFTKNPFFNCFSIVDERCAGFFALGMAQQLREPVAAICTSGSALLNYYPAVAEAFYSDIPLIVVSADRPSYKIDVGDGQTIRQENVLERHIGYTANLKQDTAHSPDKVANFTKTLNIESQATVQAYNESEISNALEIAILKHAPVHINIPFEEPLYDCVETTGIEVPEFAKIRETEPGIKNWDTFIEIWNTSKRKMILVGVNHPNAIDKEVLESLADDDTMLVFTETTSNIHHPNFFPSIDSIIAPIEKSEKSEELFEALQPELLITFGGLIVSKKIKSFLRKYQPKAHWHIDTKKAYDTFFCLSEHIKLDANYFLRRMLNSNVNIESDYYQNWNKVKEKYDARREAYLNKIEFSDFTVFDQLQKTIPHGYQVHLANSSTIRYTQLFPMDASLKVFCNRGTSGIDGSTSTAMGASIHAKEPTLLITGDLSFFYDSNALWSSYIRPDFRIILINNSGGGIFRILPGKEETKEFATFFETEHGLTAKYLAKMYDLEYSKAENEKQLKNCLADFYRKSEHAKILEINTPRLQNDKILLSYFDFIS; encoded by the coding sequence ATGATGTATTCGAATATTCCTTCGGCGCAGACGCTTGTTCTTTATTTTAAATCGAGAGGAATAAAAAATATTGTGATTTCTCCGGGATCCAGAAATGCTCCACTAACACTTGGTTTTACCAAAAATCCATTTTTTAATTGTTTTAGTATTGTTGATGAACGGTGTGCAGGTTTCTTTGCTCTGGGGATGGCACAACAGCTACGAGAACCTGTAGCAGCTATATGTACCTCGGGTAGTGCCCTACTAAATTATTACCCCGCGGTAGCAGAAGCATTCTATAGCGATATACCCCTTATTGTTGTTTCTGCGGATAGACCCTCGTACAAAATTGATGTTGGTGACGGGCAAACGATAAGGCAAGAAAATGTTCTTGAAAGACATATTGGATACACCGCCAATTTAAAACAGGATACTGCCCATTCTCCAGACAAAGTTGCCAATTTCACCAAAACGCTAAATATAGAATCACAGGCAACCGTTCAGGCTTATAACGAGTCAGAGATAAGTAACGCGTTGGAAATAGCAATTCTAAAGCATGCTCCAGTACACATCAATATACCTTTTGAAGAGCCTTTGTATGATTGTGTAGAAACGACAGGTATTGAGGTTCCCGAGTTTGCAAAAATCAGAGAAACCGAACCTGGTATTAAAAATTGGGATACGTTTATAGAAATTTGGAACACCAGTAAGCGTAAAATGATTTTGGTAGGGGTAAACCATCCAAATGCTATTGATAAAGAAGTTTTGGAGTCACTTGCAGATGACGATACAATGTTGGTGTTTACAGAGACAACTTCGAATATTCATCACCCAAATTTTTTCCCGAGTATAGACAGCATTATAGCTCCAATAGAGAAATCGGAAAAAAGCGAAGAACTTTTTGAGGCGCTTCAACCCGAACTGTTAATCACTTTTGGGGGACTTATCGTTTCAAAAAAAATAAAATCCTTTTTAAGAAAGTATCAACCAAAAGCACATTGGCATATCGATACCAAAAAAGCGTACGACACTTTTTTCTGTTTATCGGAACATATAAAGTTGGATGCCAATTATTTTCTACGGAGGATGCTAAACTCAAACGTTAATATTGAAAGTGACTACTACCAAAATTGGAATAAAGTAAAAGAAAAGTACGATGCTAGACGTGAAGCTTATTTAAATAAAATTGAGTTTTCAGATTTTACTGTTTTTGACCAGTTGCAGAAAACCATTCCGCACGGATACCAAGTTCATTTGGCAAATAGTTCTACGATAAGGTATACACAATTATTTCCGATGGATGCGTCTCTAAAAGTATTTTGCAATCGTGGTACAAGTGGTATAGATGGAAGTACTTCTACAGCAATGGGAGCATCGATTCATGCTAAAGAACCTACACTTTTAATAACAGGTGACCTGAGTTTTTTCTATGATAGCAATGCGTTATGGAGCAGTTATATTCGACCAGATTTTAGAATTATACTCATTAATAACTCTGGTGGCGGAATCTTTAGGATTTTACCGGGCAAAGAAGAAACAAAAGAGTTTGCTACTTTTTTTGAAACAGAACATGGGCTTACTGCAAAATATTTAGCCAAGATGTATGATCTGGAATATTCAAAAGCTGAAAACGAGAAGCAACTTAAAAATTGCTTAGCTGACTTTTATCGTAAATCCGAACATGCCAAAATATTGGAAATAAATACACCGCGATTACAAAATGATAAAATTTTGCTTAGTTATTTTGATTTTATATCTTAG